TCGATTATCCCCGGGTATCCCGGGGCGCCATCAAGCTGGTGGGGATTTCCGTCCGCACCACCAACAAGGAAGAAATGGACGGGAGCGGTCGCATAGCCGGTCTCTGGAAGCGTTTCTTCGAAGAGGATGTGCTATCACGCATCCCGGGGAAGACGCACCCCGGCCAGATCATCGCCGCTTATACCGACTTCGAAAGCGACGAGAAAGGTCCTTATACCTTGGTCATCGGAGCGGACTCTTCGGGCGCAGGGCAGCTTCCCGCTGGGATGGTCCTAAAGGACATTCCAGCGTCCGATTATAGGCTTGTGTCCACCGCCCGAGGCCGCCTCCAGAACATCGCCATAGAGGCCTGGACGAAAATCTGGCGGGACGAGGGTCTCAGGAAAGGGAGGACTTATAAGGCAGACCTGGAAGTGCACGGGGAAGATGCCCGGGATCCGGAAAATGCCCGCTTCGATATCTTGCTTGGAGTTCACTGACTGGCGGAATGTCTCCCAGCGATCATTATCGCCGGGGAATTTTCGCCGGTTACGGCGAAGGCGCGCCGCCTAGGAATGAAGTCCCGGCTGAATGGTATGGGATGGCGAAGATCGCCTTCTACTTCTGACGCCCCTAAGGTTCCGTCGCCGATTCCAACTTCCCGATGGCCCGCTTCGCCAGCAGCAAGGGTAACACGCCGATGACCCCGAATGAGCAATCGATCAACCTCCAATAGAATGGGATGCCGCGGATGGGCCCGCAGATGAAGGCCAAAGGGAATACCGCCAGGCATGCGATGATCCCGAAATCCACCACCCATTTGTTCCGAACCGGCTCCTTGAAGGGCCCCCAGAAGGCAGTGGCGATGACCAGATGGGCGAAGGCCAGCCAATCCGTTCCGTACTGAATGAACGGGTAGAGACGGTTCGTGTCTCTAAGGCCAAAATCGACTTTGGCGATCCAGTTCGCCAAGTTGGGAAGCGCGCGACCCAGGGAAGTACCCGGGCCGAGCTGCGCGTCGAGAAAGGCGACTTCATGAATGAGCGGAAATGCCGTGAGACCGCTCAGCGCAAGGCCAATCGCGAAAAGCGCGAGAAGAAGGCGGATCCGGGCGACCACGCGGAGACGATCTACCATCGGCATTAAACGAAATTAGCGAATAATAGCTACCTATGCGACTCAGTGGCGGCAGAGTGTCGCGGCCTTTGGCGGGGTATTGTCGTTCCCCCGTCCCGAGTTTCGCGGTAATTTTGGGTCATGAGCAAACCAACCCGCGATGAAAATCGGAATTTCGAAATGAAGATCAGTCCGGAAACCATCCGCAAATGGCGCGAACAAAGGGCCTGGTCGCAAGAACACCTTGCCGAAATCACGGGCTTGAGCCTAAGGACCATCCAGAGGGTGGAGGCCGAGGGCAAGGCTTCCAATGAAACCCGCATGGCTTTGGCCTCCGCCTTCGGTTGCAGCCTCCCTGAATTGGAACCCATAGCCGAAGCTGCGGTGGGCGCGACGATCGATATGTCCGCCCCGACGGTTCAAAAGATCGATTCCCGGCGGATTCGTCCCGCATTGATCGTTTTGCCTATGGTGGCCGGCTTTCTTCTATTCCAGGATTGGCGGCTGAATCATTCCATCACCTGGTCCAGGTGGTCGTTACTGGGCATCTCCTTAGGCATGCTTGGGATCGGCATCAAGATGCTGACCCGGCATTTCCCCGGTCGATCCCGTCGCAATGGATTCTTCATCCACGCCATGATCTATTCTTTGACCTGTTCGTTTTTGGGGTTCATGGATTGGAAGGCTTCGGGCGGGATTACCTGGTCGCAATGGCCCATGATCGGATGGGGGTTGGGATTGGGCCTGCATGGATTATTTCAAATCGAGCCCCTGTTCCGCAAATCGCAGGCTTCTCTCTAAAAGCGCTTTTCCAAGAGCGCCTCTCTAAGAGCCTTTCGCGTAAACCCATCCTTTGGTTGCGCCTTTCCCCGTGAAAGGCAAGCCGAGCACGGCCAGGATCCTTTCCGAAGCCGGGTATTCTCCCGCGTCGGCTACGCCCAGTCTTATGGGGTTTCGCCCGGGCCGATAATAATGCGTTCCAAAAACCAGGTCCCATGTCGCCAAGGTATTCC
The sequence above is a segment of the Fibrobacterota bacterium genome. Coding sequences within it:
- a CDS encoding effector binding domain-containing protein codes for the protein MKDQEKVDYPRVSRGAIKLVGISVRTTNKEEMDGSGRIAGLWKRFFEEDVLSRIPGKTHPGQIIAAYTDFESDEKGPYTLVIGADSSGAGQLPAGMVLKDIPASDYRLVSTARGRLQNIAIEAWTKIWRDEGLRKGRTYKADLEVHGEDARDPENARFDILLGVH
- a CDS encoding helix-turn-helix transcriptional regulator — translated: MKISPETIRKWREQRAWSQEHLAEITGLSLRTIQRVEAEGKASNETRMALASAFGCSLPELEPIAEAAVGATIDMSAPTVQKIDSRRIRPALIVLPMVAGFLLFQDWRLNHSITWSRWSLLGISLGMLGIGIKMLTRHFPGRSRRNGFFIHAMIYSLTCSFLGFMDWKASGGITWSQWPMIGWGLGLGLHGLFQIEPLFRKSQASL